The genomic DNA TCAAATAAACATTATAGACTTTGAGTACTCTAAAAAAGAGATAGTAAAAAGATTAGATAGGCTCTATCAACTGGCTTTAGAAGAAGAAAAAATAAGCGGAATTTCTAAATTTATAAATCTCGATATGGAAGAATACAGGGATTTAGAACTTACGGTAGAAGCTTTTATGGATAGTATTTCTAAATTTAATATAAAAGCAGGAATCGTATTGCAAGCTTATATTCCAGATTCATATCACTACTTACAACGATTATTTGAATTCTCTAAAGAGCGCGTTTTAAAAGGATTTGCACCGATAAAAATTCGCCTTGTAAAAGGTGCAAATAAACAGAGTGAAGAAGCAATATCTTCTCAAAAAGGATGGGCTTTGCCGACATTTGATAGAAAAATAGATACGGATTCAAATTACAAAAAAATGCTTGATTTCGTATTAAGTAAAGATAATTACAAATTTATAAATATCGGTATCGCTAGTCACAATATCTTTGAGATAGCTCACGCTTATATCAAAATAAAAGAAGCCGGCGCGACTGAGTCATTTAGCTTTGAGATGTTAGAAGGTATGAGTATCCAATGTTCATATGAACTATCAAAACTGCATGATATCATACTTTATGCTCCTGTTTGCAGCGAAGAACATTTTAATAACGCAGTCGCGTATCTAGTAAGAAGACTTGATGAAAACAGTAGTACGGATAATTTTATGCGATATTTTTTCAATCTCGAAGTAGGAAGCCGCGAGTGGAATACCCAAAAAGAGTTATTCTTAAAATCTATAGATAATATTTCAAATATAGACAACTCTGCACGCAGAACTCAAGATAGAAGCGTTAATTCGCACACAAACGGTTCATATGATGAGTTTGAAAACGAGCCAGATACTGATTTTATCTTAGCTAAAAATAGAAAATGGGCACAAGATATAAAATCTAAATTTGAAAATATGCAAAATTTAGAAATCTACCCAGTAGCAAAAGATATCCTAAAAACCGATGATATGGACTCTTATAAAGTTTTCGATAAACTTCTTAACAGAAAAATAGGAACCGTGCATTTAGCAAATATAGATCAGATAAATAGAGCATTAAAAACAGCAAATGAGTCGAATTACAGCGATTTAAGTCATGATGAAATTTATAAAATACTATCAAAAGCAGCTGAAATTTTTAGACAAAAAAGAGGAGATCTTATAGGAATAGCCGCTCTAGAAGTAGGCAAAACATTTTTAGAGCTAGATCCCGAAGTAAGCGAAGCTATAGACTTTTTAGAGTTTTATCCACACTCTTTAAAAAAGCTAAAAAATGAATATCAAAATATTAAATTTACACCAAAAGGCGTAGGCGTAGTTATAGCTCCGTGGAATTTCCCTATAGGCATAACGACCGGAACTATAGCAGCTCCTCTTGCAGCAGGAAATAGAGTTATTTATAAACCATCAAGTCTTTCAGCCATAACCGGATATAAAATATGCGAATACTTTTGGGAGGCTGGAGTTCCTAAAGACGCGCTTATATTTTTACCTGCGCAAGGAGCACTGATATCAGAACATTTACTAACAAACGATAGCATAAAATTTACTATACTAACAGGTTCGGAAGATACGGCGAAAACTATACTAGAAGCAAATCCTTGCTTGATGCTAAGTGCAGAAACCGGCGGAAAAAATGCTACAATAGTTAGTAAAATGGCAGATAAAGATCAAGCGATAAAAAACGTAATCCATTCGGCTTTTTCAAATTCAGGTCAAAAATGCTCCGCAACTTCACTTTTGATACTAGAAGAAGAGGTCTATAACGATAATAATTTTAAAAAATCTTTAGTAGAAGCAGCTTCATCTTTACAAATAGGAAGTCCTTTTGAGCTTAAAAACAAACTTGCAGCATTAGCTAGCAAACCAAGCACAAAACTGATAAAAGCGATCAATGAGCTAAAATCTTATGAGCAATGGGCATTAAAACCGCAATTTATAAATGATAATCCGCATTTTATGACTCCTGCGATAAAATATGGAACAAAAGAGGGAGATTTTACGCATATGACGGAGCTTTTTGCACCGATTTTAACGGTTATGTGCGCAAAAGATCTAAATCATGCCCTGCACTTAGCAAATAGCACCGGATATGGACTTACGGCCGGATTTGAAAGTTTAGATGAAAGAGAGTGGGAGGTATTTCATCAAAATATAGAAGCTGGAAATATCTATATAAATAAGCCAACAACAGGAGCTATCGTACTTCGTCAACCTTTTGGAGGAATTAAAAAGTCTGCCATAGGATTTGGTAGAAAAGTCGGAATATACAATTATATCACGCAATTTACCGATATCACAGAAGATGGATGCGATATAAATTTAAAACCGTGCGATATATCAGATAAGTTAGAAAAACTAGATATACAAGGTTATGAATCAAACATTTTGAAAAGTTTAAAAGAGCTATCTTTTATAGCTAAAAGCTATGCTTATCATAATGAAAATGAGTTTAAAACCAAAAAAGACTATGTAAATATAACCGGCGAAGATAATATATTTTCATACACAAAAGTAAAAAATACAGGATACAGAATCAGCAAAGACGATAGTTTAAGAGATATTTTTGCGATCATTATAGCTCACGAAATTTTAGAAATACCTTTATATATAAGTTTTGAAGAAAATAGTAATATACAAATAGTATTAAAAATAGCAGACGCTTTAGGGATCGCTTTAAATTTAAAACAAGAAGATATTGTAGATTTTTCTAAGAAAATACATGAATTTGATAGAATAAGATATCTGAGTAAAGCATCTAAAAATGATATTGTTTACCAAAAAGCCGCTAAAAATGCAAAGATAATAGCAAATGCCAAACCTCTATCAAACGGTAGATTTGAGCTGCTTTACTACCACAATGAAAAATCTTTGAGTATCTCGTATCACAGATATGGAAATTTAGGCGCAAGAGCTTTACAACATATGAAAGGATAAGACATGGAATCAGTAAATTTTAGTATAGAAATAGCAGTAACATTTGTAGCATACTCAGCTTTGATGTTGTTTATAGGATTTTATTTTTTCAAACAAAATAAAAGCACAGAAGACTACTTTTTAGGTGGAAGAAGCATGGGGCCTGCAGTATCTGCCCTATCTTCAGGAGCTTCTGATATGAGCGGATGGCTGCTCATGGGGCTTCCTGGAGCTTTGTACGTAAGCGGATTTTCACAAAGCTATATAGCTATAGGTCTTACTGTAGGCGCATTTTTAAATTGGAAATTTGTAGCAAAAAGGCTTAGAATTTATACTAGCGTAGTAGCAAATTCTATCACTATACCTGATTATTTTGAAACGAGATTTGATGATAAATCTCATATTTTAAGGATACTTTGTGCTATCGTCATTTTGATATTCTTTACATTTTACGTATCGGCAGGATTAGTCGGAGGAGCTAAGCTTTTTGAAACAACATTCGGTTTTGCATACGAAAATGCTTTGACAACAGGTACTCTAATCATAGTTATATACACATTTTTAGGTGGATATAAAGCTGTTTGTTGGACAGATCTTGTGCAAGGTCTGCTTATGATGTCGGCTCTGATCATAGTCCCCATAGCTATGATCTATCATATAGGCGGTTTTGGTGAAGCTATTAATATAATAGAAAATATAAAACCGGGGGCACTTTTAATGAATGAAGGCATAGGCGTTCTTGGACTGATATCAACTCTTGCTTGGGGACTTGGGTATTTTGGACAGCCTCATATATTAGTACGTTTTATGTCTATAAGATCTGTCAAAGATATACCCACTGCTACTTTTATAGGCATATCTTGGATGGTTATTTCTCTGATTGGGGCTTGCCTTATAGGAGTTGTGGGAATAGCTTACGTTTATAAATTTAATCTTAGTTTGAGTGATCCTGAAAAAATATTTATCGTGATGAGTCAACTGCTTTTTAATCCTTGGATAAGCGGTATACTTCTTTCAGCTATTTTGGCTGCGATTATGAGTACAGCAAGTTCTCAGCTTTTGGTATCTAGCTCTACTATAGCCGAGGATTTTTACAGAAGGATATTTAATAAAACAGCGTCTTCAAAAACAGTTATGAACTTAGGAAGAGTAGGAGTACTGATAGTCGCTCTAGTAGCTTTTATCATATCAACAGATAAAAACTCGAGCATATTATCTATAGTAGCTTACGCTTGGGCTGGATTTGGCGCTAGTTTTGGAAGC from Campylobacter fetus subsp. fetus includes the following:
- the putP gene encoding sodium/proline symporter PutP, whose amino-acid sequence is MESVNFSIEIAVTFVAYSALMLFIGFYFFKQNKSTEDYFLGGRSMGPAVSALSSGASDMSGWLLMGLPGALYVSGFSQSYIAIGLTVGAFLNWKFVAKRLRIYTSVVANSITIPDYFETRFDDKSHILRILCAIVILIFFTFYVSAGLVGGAKLFETTFGFAYENALTTGTLIIVIYTFLGGYKAVCWTDLVQGLLMMSALIIVPIAMIYHIGGFGEAINIIENIKPGALLMNEGIGVLGLISTLAWGLGYFGQPHILVRFMSIRSVKDIPTATFIGISWMVISLIGACLIGVVGIAYVYKFNLSLSDPEKIFIVMSQLLFNPWISGILLSAILAAIMSTASSQLLVSSSTIAEDFYRRIFNKTASSKTVMNLGRVGVLIVALVAFIISTDKNSSILSIVAYAWAGFGASFGSVMLFSLFWSNMTRLGAIAGMIVGAITVVVYKNFLSAYLDIYEIVPGFIFASLAIIVVSLCTKVRPGTKAAYETMIKEL